From a region of the Odoribacter splanchnicus DSM 20712 genome:
- a CDS encoding DUF262 domain-containing protein: MDELIYSVKEVFSDFLRKELTGYYNIPEYQRGYKWNEANIVALLNDIEKFRQETGNAEATFYCLQNITLVKNTNANCFHVVDGQQRLTTLLILLSFLQHETDSTPLLLENKLQYSIRPETHEFITKQVLTGHIWEKETVPERKDQYYIREVARSIQAWFKENTATDKGKFLEILLSRVKLIVNVVDDKEEKIFSSLNGGKVNLDGADLLRAILMTRAAKEKYHGTSATSEVREFRIRMGMELDLMNLWFGKTADYFKQFISDQTIGMARINRFDFTTLPINLLYLLYYEYRRNEKESLNFSFFEYGKNSNGNPDDDRWEMYLELQEMYAILQRWYNDKELYHYLGFLFFNFKAQTPFRDIYTQWKALNSRDKFLKNIQHTIATRMLDRYLEETEKAAPDYQKCLKTMTEAISDFRENWYNNDKELYQILILLDIFRILDSKSIKKLPTDYFTRKSGQKDGEDKEHILSQTPRKDNGEIATIKTDWERFAQSEDFKDIRSQMQEILNHSDAELTEQELTQLQNLLNSAGLNSIGNMVLLDLRINRSYGNADYAHKRTIIFQEYMNQKYVRPHTLAVFMKGDIDAREATGIPLNRWTLEDIKRNTDKIAKEIGKNFNAWLTQNN, from the coding sequence ATGGACGAATTAATTTATAGCGTAAAGGAAGTATTCTCCGACTTCCTGCGTAAAGAACTGACCGGATATTACAACATCCCGGAATACCAAAGAGGATATAAATGGAACGAAGCCAATATAGTGGCTTTATTAAACGATATTGAGAAATTCCGGCAGGAAACCGGAAACGCTGAAGCTACATTTTATTGCCTGCAAAACATTACCCTGGTAAAAAATACAAACGCAAACTGTTTCCATGTCGTAGACGGGCAACAACGCCTGACCACATTACTGATCCTGCTCTCTTTTCTACAACATGAAACCGACAGCACTCCCCTTCTCCTGGAAAATAAGCTACAATATTCTATCCGGCCGGAGACACACGAATTCATAACAAAACAGGTTCTCACTGGCCACATCTGGGAAAAGGAGACGGTCCCCGAACGGAAAGACCAATATTATATCAGGGAAGTTGCCCGGAGCATCCAGGCATGGTTTAAAGAAAACACCGCAACAGACAAAGGTAAATTTCTGGAAATCCTGCTATCCCGGGTCAAACTAATTGTCAATGTCGTCGACGACAAAGAGGAGAAAATATTTTCCAGCCTGAATGGCGGAAAAGTTAACCTGGACGGTGCCGATCTGTTAAGGGCAATCCTGATGACCCGGGCAGCCAAAGAAAAATACCACGGCACCTCCGCCACCAGCGAAGTCCGTGAATTCCGCATACGCATGGGCATGGAACTCGACCTGATGAACCTTTGGTTCGGAAAAACAGCAGATTATTTCAAGCAATTCATCTCAGACCAAACCATCGGGATGGCACGCATCAACCGCTTTGATTTTACCACATTGCCCATAAACCTGCTCTACCTCCTCTATTACGAATACCGGAGAAACGAAAAGGAATCGCTGAATTTCAGCTTCTTTGAATATGGCAAAAACTCGAACGGCAACCCGGATGACGACCGCTGGGAAATGTACCTCGAACTACAGGAAATGTATGCCATCCTGCAACGCTGGTATAATGACAAGGAACTGTACCATTACCTGGGTTTCCTGTTCTTCAATTTCAAAGCACAGACTCCATTCCGCGACATTTACACCCAATGGAAAGCATTGAATTCAAGGGATAAATTCCTGAAAAACATACAACATACAATAGCCACCAGAATGCTGGACAGGTATCTGGAGGAAACAGAAAAAGCAGCTCCGGACTACCAGAAATGCCTGAAGACAATGACAGAAGCAATTTCTGACTTCAGGGAGAACTGGTACAACAATGACAAGGAATTATACCAAATCCTGATCCTGCTGGATATTTTCCGGATACTGGATTCCAAGTCCATAAAAAAATTACCGACAGACTATTTTACCCGCAAATCCGGACAGAAAGACGGGGAAGACAAAGAGCATATCCTTTCCCAAACCCCACGCAAGGACAACGGGGAAATTGCCACGATCAAAACAGACTGGGAAAGATTTGCCCAGTCCGAAGATTTCAAGGATATCCGGTCCCAGATGCAGGAAATCCTGAATCATTCCGATGCAGAATTGACCGAACAGGAACTCACCCAGCTGCAAAACCTCCTGAATTCTGCCGGCCTGAATTCCATCGGCAATATGGTTTTACTGGACCTCAGGATCAACCGGAGCTACGGGAATGCCGATTATGCCCACAAACGGACTATAATTTTCCAGGAATATATGAACCAGAAATATGTACGTCCCCATACCCTCGCCGTATTTATGAAAGGAGATATCGATGCCAGGGAAGCCACCGGTATCCCGCTAAACCGGTGGACACTGGAAGATATTAAACGGAATACGGATAAAATCGCCAAAGAAATAGGAAAGAATTTCAATGCATGGTTAACTCAAAACAATTAA
- a CDS encoding DUF262 domain-containing protein has protein sequence MKMEALSVRDILSTQDIVIPEIQREYVWGNNKQLLEQFIRDITTAGTDINVGFLYSYMPEQASHSTCFLIDGQQRFTTLVLILYYLSIKEKRQADFNGLLKCSGTHMSFSYRVRSTTDNFLRKLFSDNTWFTGTGIEKQIKNKGWYTTIYDNDPSIQTILKSLQIIDEKLRENSGPLYDTIAGKVRFWYFNVKDTSQGEELYITMNSRGEILQPYENIKPLLFEKLCESGLKSAYHAYGKQWDTWEEFFYSLNEGEDIRQVDTGMNNFLRTVIELLSCKEHDKIKPAEDILEVSLTLSSISDYYQALEKIKGQYPEQVKQLFEKGDLYVLKGLLTVYVKENRDERDPLRIYKTLENGCRRKLVNNVPLLKFLRKFRNSNLPFYDFIHTQQEEAPEELQNVFDQHELNKINIYRQTGDPELEELFWQAEAHPVTNGSLKCIWYEKFSDNDAIRQPWTTADKNTFRKRFGLFQELFKPEHIRIPLSTPPQQNIIDNSLIARALITIDDYTINTGGRNWCFGFSDRWKDIMNTPKSYPVVSGLIDQLSEDDSPVSLYDKLRKIIDNYLTNYDLNKKDSRYYIAKYPDSLQAMHDGHNIIFFEAGWDNYWIDVINKDRMSSYHINLFRYLVYKYYPLTKDFNQWLELKNGLTLDCAEQHGWCIKYSDKVKTEFVEEQFKGYPLKPNREEKLFFIPVDLKEDLIEAGIGILEKMTQIP, from the coding sequence ATGAAAATGGAAGCCTTAAGTGTCAGGGATATTTTAAGCACACAAGACATCGTCATCCCCGAAATCCAACGTGAATATGTCTGGGGTAACAACAAACAATTGCTGGAACAATTCATCCGGGATATCACAACGGCCGGAACGGATATAAACGTCGGTTTCCTGTATTCCTATATGCCGGAACAGGCATCACATTCCACCTGTTTTCTGATCGATGGACAGCAACGGTTTACCACTTTAGTACTGATCCTCTATTATTTATCTATAAAAGAAAAGAGGCAAGCTGATTTTAACGGCCTGCTGAAATGTTCCGGAACGCACATGAGCTTTTCCTACCGGGTCAGGTCGACCACAGACAATTTCCTCCGGAAATTGTTTTCCGATAACACATGGTTTACAGGAACAGGCATCGAAAAACAAATAAAAAACAAAGGATGGTATACCACCATCTACGACAACGATCCTTCCATCCAAACCATCCTAAAATCCCTCCAAATCATCGATGAAAAACTGAGAGAGAATTCCGGGCCTTTATATGATACGATAGCCGGGAAGGTCCGGTTCTGGTACTTTAACGTAAAGGACACCTCCCAGGGGGAAGAACTCTACATCACCATGAACAGCCGGGGAGAAATATTACAACCCTACGAAAATATAAAACCCTTGCTTTTTGAGAAGCTCTGCGAATCGGGTTTAAAATCAGCCTATCATGCATATGGCAAACAATGGGATACCTGGGAAGAATTTTTCTATTCCCTGAATGAAGGGGAAGATATCAGGCAGGTGGATACCGGGATGAATAATTTTTTGCGTACGGTTATAGAGCTCCTCTCCTGCAAAGAGCACGACAAAATCAAACCGGCAGAAGATATCCTTGAAGTATCCCTCACCCTTTCCTCCATTTCAGATTACTACCAAGCCCTGGAAAAAATAAAAGGGCAATACCCGGAACAAGTCAAGCAACTATTCGAAAAAGGGGACCTATACGTGCTAAAAGGCCTGTTAACCGTATACGTAAAAGAAAACAGGGATGAACGCGATCCGCTACGGATATACAAAACCCTTGAAAACGGTTGCCGCAGAAAACTGGTCAACAATGTACCTTTACTAAAATTCCTGCGGAAATTCAGAAATTCAAATTTGCCGTTCTACGATTTCATCCACACCCAGCAAGAGGAGGCTCCGGAAGAATTACAAAATGTCTTTGACCAGCACGAACTGAATAAGATCAACATTTACAGGCAAACCGGCGACCCGGAACTTGAAGAGCTATTCTGGCAGGCAGAGGCACATCCCGTCACGAACGGTTCGTTAAAATGCATCTGGTATGAAAAATTCTCAGACAACGACGCCATTCGTCAGCCCTGGACAACTGCCGACAAAAATACATTCAGGAAGCGGTTCGGCTTGTTCCAGGAATTGTTTAAACCGGAACATATCCGGATCCCCTTGTCCACCCCTCCACAGCAGAATATTATCGACAATTCACTGATTGCAAGGGCATTAATTACCATCGACGACTATACCATAAATACCGGAGGACGTAACTGGTGCTTCGGATTTAGCGACAGATGGAAAGACATCATGAATACCCCCAAATCCTACCCTGTAGTTTCCGGATTAATCGATCAACTATCCGAAGATGACAGTCCTGTCTCCCTATATGACAAACTCCGGAAGATCATAGACAACTACCTTACCAACTATGACCTGAACAAAAAAGATTCCCGCTATTATATCGCAAAATATCCGGATTCCCTGCAAGCCATGCATGACGGACATAACATTATCTTCTTCGAAGCAGGATGGGATAACTATTGGATTGATGTCATCAATAAAGACCGGATGAGCTCTTATCACATCAACCTATTCAGGTATCTGGTTTACAAATATTACCCACTTACCAAAGATTTCAATCAATGGTTAGAGTTAAAGAATGGTCTGACGCTGGATTGTGCGGAACAGCATGGATGGTGTATCAAATATTCCGATAAAGTTAAAACTGAATTTGTGGAGGAACAATTTAAAGGGTATCCCCTGAAACCAAACCGGGAAGAGAAACTATTTTTTATTCCTGTCGACCTGAAAGAAGATTTGATTGAAGCCGGAATAGGTATTCTTGAAAAAATGACCCAAATCCCCTGA
- a CDS encoding MazG-like family protein, which produces MDKYKEVVEALIRFRDERDWAQFHDSKNLALALLLEASELNELFLWKKESQAEEVNPERLKEELADVLTYSLLLAEKHHLDIFDIVLEKIRKNGEKYPVEKAKGTAKKYTEL; this is translated from the coding sequence ATGGATAAATACAAGGAAGTGGTGGAGGCCCTGATCCGGTTCAGGGATGAACGGGACTGGGCACAGTTTCATGATTCGAAAAATCTGGCACTGGCGCTACTGCTGGAGGCATCGGAATTGAACGAGTTGTTTTTGTGGAAAAAAGAAAGCCAGGCCGAAGAGGTAAACCCGGAACGGCTGAAAGAGGAATTGGCGGACGTACTGACTTATTCATTACTGCTGGCCGAGAAGCACCATCTGGACATCTTCGACATTGTGCTGGAAAAAATCCGGAAGAACGGGGAGAAATATCCGGTAGAAAAAGCAAAAGGGACAGCTAAAAAATATACGGAACTATGA
- a CDS encoding DNA/RNA helicase domain-containing protein: MIVYQSTKQGFRDDVFSNEIDKKILEAYKIHLGRSTSANETLSWKNSMSYMDRIMEDPDIPADAGISIEFQIPLTSKRIDFIITGLNEVQQEQVVIIELKQWSSAELTDKDALVKTRFQHGVSETAHPSYQAWSYATLIKDYNQTVRDEQITLTPCAYLHNYPKDQIITNPRYEPYITEAPPFFQSDAGKLREFIKKYVKYGDSKDILYKIENGRLRPSKQLADNLVSMLKGNQEFIMLDDQKVVYETALSMIRKASADKKQVLIVKGGPGTGKSVVAINLLVETTRNRLVSRYVSKNAAPRAVYAAKLAGTLRKNQIYNMFGGSGTFYNTPANTFDVLIVDEAHRLNQKSGLFQNQGEDQVREIIGAAKCVIFFVDDHQRVHIKDIGDSAYIEKTARSCHASIKKLELSSQFRCNGSDGYLAWLDNTLQINDTANIRLSQDDFDFRIFSDPNELRKTIEDKNKTNNKSRMVAGYCWDWKSKRNPEATDVNIPDFGFAMKWNLEKDGSTWIIGENSIHEIGCIHTCQGLELDYAGVIIGNDLRYENGKVVTDVTKRSRMDSSVKGIKVGRTPAQAAQLAEELIKNTYRTLLTRGMKGCYVYFCDKPLENYFRQQLELPQEKAKVVSLPEPQGPRIEREVNDDVKYIDYLPLYTLKAACGKFGEWQQAEEEGWIKTEGMGKLTSGMFIIQANGHSMEPRIMDGDFCVFRANIVGSRIGKIVLVQHPEHYDFENGGSYSIKKYSSEKKQDPETGEWMHERIILYPLNPDYQPIEIRNEEGFIVVGEFIGIVK, from the coding sequence ATGATTGTATACCAATCGACCAAACAAGGTTTCCGGGATGATGTTTTCAGCAATGAGATCGATAAAAAAATTCTGGAAGCATATAAAATCCATCTGGGCCGGAGTACTTCTGCCAATGAAACCTTATCGTGGAAAAACTCGATGTCGTATATGGACAGGATCATGGAAGATCCTGACATCCCAGCAGATGCCGGTATTTCCATTGAATTTCAGATTCCCCTGACTTCCAAACGGATTGATTTCATCATTACCGGGCTAAATGAAGTACAACAGGAACAAGTCGTTATCATTGAACTAAAGCAATGGTCATCGGCTGAATTAACGGATAAAGATGCATTGGTAAAAACCCGTTTCCAGCATGGTGTCTCAGAGACGGCACACCCTTCCTATCAGGCATGGTCATATGCCACGCTGATCAAGGATTATAACCAGACCGTCCGGGACGAGCAAATCACGCTGACCCCCTGCGCTTATCTCCATAATTACCCGAAGGACCAAATCATCACGAATCCCCGCTACGAACCTTATATTACCGAAGCCCCTCCTTTTTTCCAATCTGACGCAGGAAAATTAAGGGAATTTATTAAAAAGTACGTCAAATACGGTGACTCAAAGGATATCCTGTACAAAATAGAAAATGGACGCCTCCGTCCTTCCAAGCAACTTGCAGACAACCTGGTTTCCATGCTCAAGGGGAACCAGGAATTTATCATGCTGGATGACCAGAAAGTGGTGTATGAGACAGCCCTGAGCATGATCCGGAAAGCAAGTGCCGACAAAAAACAGGTACTGATTGTCAAAGGCGGACCGGGAACCGGAAAAAGCGTAGTGGCAATCAACCTGCTGGTGGAGACCACCCGAAACAGGCTGGTCTCCCGCTACGTATCCAAAAACGCAGCACCCCGGGCTGTGTATGCGGCAAAGTTGGCCGGAACGTTACGAAAAAACCAGATTTACAATATGTTCGGGGGATCCGGCACTTTCTACAACACGCCAGCCAACACTTTCGACGTGCTTATCGTCGACGAAGCCCACCGCCTCAACCAAAAGAGCGGATTGTTTCAAAATCAGGGAGAAGACCAGGTCCGCGAAATTATCGGGGCAGCCAAATGTGTTATTTTCTTTGTCGATGACCATCAAAGGGTACACATCAAGGACATCGGAGACTCTGCCTATATTGAAAAAACAGCACGCTCCTGCCATGCATCCATAAAGAAACTCGAACTATCTTCCCAATTCCGTTGCAACGGTTCGGACGGTTATCTTGCCTGGCTGGACAATACCCTGCAAATCAACGATACGGCCAACATCCGCTTATCGCAGGATGATTTCGATTTCCGGATATTCAGTGACCCGAATGAACTGAGAAAAACCATCGAAGACAAAAACAAAACAAACAACAAATCGCGGATGGTGGCAGGTTATTGCTGGGACTGGAAAAGTAAAAGAAACCCGGAAGCCACTGATGTGAACATTCCTGACTTCGGGTTCGCCATGAAATGGAATCTCGAAAAAGACGGGAGTACCTGGATTATCGGGGAAAACTCTATTCATGAAATCGGCTGCATACATACCTGCCAGGGCCTCGAACTGGATTATGCCGGCGTGATTATCGGCAATGACCTGCGCTATGAAAACGGTAAAGTGGTCACAGACGTAACGAAACGCTCCCGGATGGACAGTTCCGTGAAAGGGATCAAGGTGGGGCGTACCCCGGCACAAGCCGCACAGCTTGCAGAAGAATTGATAAAAAATACCTACCGAACCCTACTTACCCGGGGAATGAAGGGCTGTTACGTCTATTTCTGTGACAAACCACTGGAAAATTACTTCAGGCAACAACTTGAACTTCCTCAAGAAAAAGCGAAGGTAGTTTCATTGCCGGAACCCCAGGGCCCCCGCATTGAACGTGAAGTCAATGACGACGTCAAATACATCGATTACCTGCCGCTCTACACCCTGAAAGCCGCCTGCGGTAAATTCGGTGAATGGCAGCAGGCAGAAGAAGAAGGCTGGATCAAAACAGAAGGCATGGGCAAATTGACTTCAGGCATGTTTATCATCCAGGCAAACGGCCACTCTATGGAGCCACGAATCATGGACGGGGATTTTTGCGTATTCCGTGCAAATATTGTGGGTTCCCGGATCGGTAAAATTGTCCTGGTCCAACATCCGGAACATTACGATTTTGAAAATGGTGGCAGCTATTCGATCAAAAAATACAGCAGTGAGAAAAAACAGGATCCGGAAACCGGTGAATGGATGCATGAAAGAATAATCCTTTACCCTCTGAATCCGGATTATCAGCCTATTGAAATCAGGAATGAAGAAGGATTTATCGTCGTCGGGGAATTTATCGGGATTGTAAAATAA
- a CDS encoding GNAT family N-acetyltransferase, which produces MKKQSSCPSALNREETGYSAQIGPDFFIREATLADAAIIWQTIYDNRVYLRTWLPFVDGLKEVADEEAFLNEQLALPYADRNIVFVIGQGHELCGLVGFVITDNINHRTEIGYWLIPEYQGRGIMTRCVRHLCEWAVSERGMNSIRIRCAAGNAPSNAIPRRLGFTLEGVEREGELMADGQYVDLNVYSILKREIENW; this is translated from the coding sequence ATGAAAAAACAATCTTCATGTCCGTCAGCCTTGAATAGGGAAGAAACAGGCTATTCTGCACAGATAGGACCGGATTTTTTTATCCGTGAAGCTACTTTGGCCGATGCCGCTATCATCTGGCAGACGATATATGATAATCGGGTATATTTGCGTACGTGGCTTCCTTTTGTCGATGGATTGAAGGAGGTGGCTGACGAAGAAGCGTTTTTAAATGAACAGCTGGCTCTTCCCTATGCTGATCGGAACATCGTCTTTGTTATCGGCCAGGGCCACGAATTGTGCGGACTGGTGGGGTTTGTCATCACCGATAATATTAATCATCGCACCGAGATCGGTTATTGGTTGATCCCCGAATATCAGGGCCGTGGTATAATGACCCGTTGTGTCCGCCATCTCTGTGAATGGGCGGTCAGCGAACGGGGAATGAACAGTATTCGTATCCGTTGTGCAGCCGGAAATGCACCTAGCAATGCCATCCCCCGCCGCCTGGGTTTTACCCTTGAAGGCGTTGAGCGCGAAGGGGAATTGATGGCTGACGGGCAATATGTGGATTTGAACGTTTATAGCATTCTGAAGAGAGAAATAGAAAATTGGTAA
- a CDS encoding nitroreductase family protein: MKHENSKYGNATIGNGLPALRCILSFCIDKVVGWVRNPDKKNHADIGAAIAAEHICLAVAVQGLGS, from the coding sequence GTGAAGCACGAAAACAGCAAGTACGGCAATGCTACGATCGGTAATGGTTTGCCGGCGCTCCGGTGTATATTGTCATTTTGTATCGATAAAGTGGTTGGCTGGGTACGGAACCCGGATAAGAAGAACCATGCAGATATCGGTGCGGCGATAGCGGCCGAACATATTTGTTTGGCTGTAGCGGTACAGGGATTAGGGAGTTGA